The following proteins are co-located in the Malus sylvestris chromosome 13, drMalSylv7.2, whole genome shotgun sequence genome:
- the LOC126596286 gene encoding MDIS1-interacting receptor like kinase 2-like isoform X3: protein MLDRTLQLLFVITFTFLAALYIIFTIIVFVVKRKKKHHDKGEKSMHKEVSFSVLNFDGKSMYEEITRVTEDFDSIYCMGSGGQGSVYKAKLSSTITVAVKKLHHLWDGEKNLEEGFLNEIRALTEIRHRNIVKLYGFCLHHRHSFLVCEFLERGSLAKILSEDEEAKEVGWRKRVNIVNGVAQALAYMHHDIVPPIVHRDISSKNILLDFEYETFVSDFGTAKFLNQDSTNWTAVAGTYGYIAPAHQMPIVDVLDQRISPPTHQEAREVLSHVKIAFSCLHPSPQSRPTMKQVSQLLSTQKLHLSKPLRMITCGELLTLDPSTA, encoded by the exons ATGCTTGACCGCACGCTTCAATTGCTATTTGTAATCACATTCACCTTTTTAGCAGCACTTTACATTATTTTTACAATAATTGTCTTCGtagtgaaaagaaagaagaagcatCATGATAAAGGAGAAAAAAGCATGCATAAAGAAGTATCGTTTtcagttttgaattttgatggAAAGTCAATGtatgaggaaatcacaagggTGACAGAAGACTTTGATTCCATATATTGCATGGGGAGCGGAGGACAAGGAAGCGTCTACAAAGCAAAGTTGTCATCTACCATCACAGTGGCCGTGAAGAAACTCCATCACTTGTGGGATGGCGAGAAGAACTTGGAGGAGGGATTCTTGAATGAAATAAGAGCACTGACAGAGATAAGACACCGGAACATTGTGAAGCTTTATGGTTTTTGTTTGCACCACCGGCACTCGTTCTTGGTGTGCGAGTTTCTTGAAAGAGGTAGCTTGGCTAAAATTTTGagcgaagatgaagaagctAAAGAAGTGGGATGGAGAAAAAGGGTGAATATTGTTAACGGTGTAGCTCAAGCCTTAGCATATATGCACCACGACATTGTGCCACCGATTGTTCACCGTGATATATCAAGCAAGAACATTTTGCTGGATTTTGAATATGAGACCTTTGTTTCAGACTTCGGCACTGCTAAGTTTTTGAATCAAGACTCAACTAATTGGACTGCCGTCGCAGGCACATATGGATATATTGCACCAG CCCATCAAATGCCAATTGTGGATGTTCTGGACCAACGCATTTCGCCTCCAACGCATCAAGAAGCAAGGGAAGTTCTCTCTCATGTGAAGATTGCGTTTTCATGCTTGCATCCCAGTCCGCAATCTCGTCCAACAATGAAACAAGTTTCTCAACTCCTCTCAACTCAGAagctgcatttgtcaaagccaTTACGTATGATAACCTGCggtgaattgcttactctggaTCCTTCAACTGCATGA
- the LOC126596288 gene encoding heat shock factor-binding protein-like, which yields MDDTDDPKQSTADMTAFVQNLLQQMQSRFQTMSDSIITKIDEMGSRIDELEHSINDLRTEMGVEGSLSPSASLKQKIEPKSADDSGKE from the exons ATG GATGATACAGATGACCCAAAGCAAAGCACTGCTGACATGACAGCTTTT GTCCAAAATCTTCTTCAACAGATG CAATCCAGGTTCCAGACAATGTCCGACTCCATCATTACAAAGA TTGATGAGATGGGCAGCAGGATCGATGAGTTGGAGCACAGCATCAATGACCTCAGAACTGAGATGGGAGTGGAAGGATCGCTGTCTCCTTCAGCCTCGTTGAAGCAAAAAATAGAGCCCAAGTCAGCTGATGATTCAGGCAAGGAGTAA
- the LOC126596286 gene encoding MDIS1-interacting receptor like kinase 2-like isoform X1: MLDRTLQLLFVITFTFLAALYIIFTIIVFVVKRKKKHHDKGEKSMHKEVSFSVLNFDGKSMYEEITRVTEDFDSIYCMGSGGQGSVYKAKLSSTITVAVKKLHHLWDGEKNLEEGFLNEIRALTEIRHRNIVKLYGFCLHHRHSFLVCEFLERGSLAKILSEDEEAKEVGWRKRVNIVNGVAQALAYMHHDIVPPIVHRDISSKNILLDFEYETFVSDFGTAKFLNQDSTNWTAVAGTYGYIAPELAYTMEVNEKCDVYSFGVVAFEIIMGRHPGDFFSSFSTMPYLFSSSSSALPAHQMPIVDVLDQRISPPTHQEAREVLSHVKIAFSCLHPSPQSRPTMKQVSQLLSTQKLHLSKPLRMITCGELLTLDPSTA, encoded by the exons ATGCTTGACCGCACGCTTCAATTGCTATTTGTAATCACATTCACCTTTTTAGCAGCACTTTACATTATTTTTACAATAATTGTCTTCGtagtgaaaagaaagaagaagcatCATGATAAAGGAGAAAAAAGCATGCATAAAGAAGTATCGTTTtcagttttgaattttgatggAAAGTCAATGtatgaggaaatcacaagggTGACAGAAGACTTTGATTCCATATATTGCATGGGGAGCGGAGGACAAGGAAGCGTCTACAAAGCAAAGTTGTCATCTACCATCACAGTGGCCGTGAAGAAACTCCATCACTTGTGGGATGGCGAGAAGAACTTGGAGGAGGGATTCTTGAATGAAATAAGAGCACTGACAGAGATAAGACACCGGAACATTGTGAAGCTTTATGGTTTTTGTTTGCACCACCGGCACTCGTTCTTGGTGTGCGAGTTTCTTGAAAGAGGTAGCTTGGCTAAAATTTTGagcgaagatgaagaagctAAAGAAGTGGGATGGAGAAAAAGGGTGAATATTGTTAACGGTGTAGCTCAAGCCTTAGCATATATGCACCACGACATTGTGCCACCGATTGTTCACCGTGATATATCAAGCAAGAACATTTTGCTGGATTTTGAATATGAGACCTTTGTTTCAGACTTCGGCACTGCTAAGTTTTTGAATCAAGACTCAACTAATTGGACTGCCGTCGCAGGCACATATGGATATATTGCACCAG AGCTTGCATATACAATGGAAGTGAATGAGAAATGCGATGTTTATAGCTTTGGAGTGGTTGCATTTGAAATAATTATGGGAAGGCATCCCGGAGattttttctcatcattctcaacaatgccttatttgttctcatcatcatcatctgcaTTACCAGCCCATCAAATGCCAATTGTGGATGTTCTGGACCAACGCATTTCGCCTCCAACGCATCAAGAAGCAAGGGAAGTTCTCTCTCATGTGAAGATTGCGTTTTCATGCTTGCATCCCAGTCCGCAATCTCGTCCAACAATGAAACAAGTTTCTCAACTCCTCTCAACTCAGAagctgcatttgtcaaagccaTTACGTATGATAACCTGCggtgaattgcttactctggaTCCTTCAACTGCATGA
- the LOC126596286 gene encoding MDIS1-interacting receptor like kinase 2-like isoform X2 has protein sequence MHKEVSFSVLNFDGKSMYEEITRVTEDFDSIYCMGSGGQGSVYKAKLSSTITVAVKKLHHLWDGEKNLEEGFLNEIRALTEIRHRNIVKLYGFCLHHRHSFLVCEFLERGSLAKILSEDEEAKEVGWRKRVNIVNGVAQALAYMHHDIVPPIVHRDISSKNILLDFEYETFVSDFGTAKFLNQDSTNWTAVAGTYGYIAPELAYTMEVNEKCDVYSFGVVAFEIIMGRHPGDFFSSFSTMPYLFSSSSSALPAHQMPIVDVLDQRISPPTHQEAREVLSHVKIAFSCLHPSPQSRPTMKQVSQLLSTQKLHLSKPLRMITCGELLTLDPSTA, from the exons ATGCATAAAGAAGTATCGTTTtcagttttgaattttgatggAAAGTCAATGtatgaggaaatcacaagggTGACAGAAGACTTTGATTCCATATATTGCATGGGGAGCGGAGGACAAGGAAGCGTCTACAAAGCAAAGTTGTCATCTACCATCACAGTGGCCGTGAAGAAACTCCATCACTTGTGGGATGGCGAGAAGAACTTGGAGGAGGGATTCTTGAATGAAATAAGAGCACTGACAGAGATAAGACACCGGAACATTGTGAAGCTTTATGGTTTTTGTTTGCACCACCGGCACTCGTTCTTGGTGTGCGAGTTTCTTGAAAGAGGTAGCTTGGCTAAAATTTTGagcgaagatgaagaagctAAAGAAGTGGGATGGAGAAAAAGGGTGAATATTGTTAACGGTGTAGCTCAAGCCTTAGCATATATGCACCACGACATTGTGCCACCGATTGTTCACCGTGATATATCAAGCAAGAACATTTTGCTGGATTTTGAATATGAGACCTTTGTTTCAGACTTCGGCACTGCTAAGTTTTTGAATCAAGACTCAACTAATTGGACTGCCGTCGCAGGCACATATGGATATATTGCACCAG AGCTTGCATATACAATGGAAGTGAATGAGAAATGCGATGTTTATAGCTTTGGAGTGGTTGCATTTGAAATAATTATGGGAAGGCATCCCGGAGattttttctcatcattctcaacaatgccttatttgttctcatcatcatcatctgcaTTACCAGCCCATCAAATGCCAATTGTGGATGTTCTGGACCAACGCATTTCGCCTCCAACGCATCAAGAAGCAAGGGAAGTTCTCTCTCATGTGAAGATTGCGTTTTCATGCTTGCATCCCAGTCCGCAATCTCGTCCAACAATGAAACAAGTTTCTCAACTCCTCTCAACTCAGAagctgcatttgtcaaagccaTTACGTATGATAACCTGCggtgaattgcttactctggaTCCTTCAACTGCATGA